The following proteins come from a genomic window of Leptospira dzoumogneensis:
- a CDS encoding LysM peptidoglycan-binding domain-containing protein, with product MASLNFQYSISRSKLFRFFAILLISVSLIGLLAEPKKGVHEDVFEYKVKKNDTLSKIAKEFLQDPRNWKELLKYNEIPNPSLIREGTTLFIPGFLRKDTISATGEIIKPNAGPVAIADFQRGQVQFSRDFTPTGLPASWSKLSKDQLLNMDDWVQTGQGSSSKIIFSKSGTIVELREKTLTKIIKTTSESISEYKLNKDGGILELKSGYLEAKVPPKKPGDDTRKFMVLTPTAVVGVRGTELYVSAPDPENTTVGCYKGELEVSAEGKTVAVPAGFGTTVVKGQAPSKPEKLPEKVELE from the coding sequence ATGGCTTCTCTGAATTTTCAGTATTCGATTTCTCGATCTAAATTATTTCGATTTTTTGCAATCCTACTTATTTCCGTTTCTTTAATAGGCCTTCTTGCAGAGCCCAAAAAAGGAGTCCATGAAGACGTTTTCGAATACAAGGTAAAGAAGAATGATACCTTATCCAAGATCGCAAAGGAATTTCTACAAGACCCAAGGAACTGGAAAGAATTATTAAAATATAATGAAATTCCAAACCCTTCTTTGATTAGAGAAGGCACTACTCTATTTATACCGGGCTTTTTAAGAAAAGATACGATCTCAGCAACCGGAGAAATTATAAAACCCAATGCCGGCCCGGTGGCAATCGCAGACTTCCAAAGAGGACAGGTCCAATTTTCCAGAGATTTTACTCCGACGGGACTTCCTGCAAGTTGGTCCAAACTTTCCAAAGACCAATTATTGAATATGGATGATTGGGTCCAAACGGGACAAGGTTCTTCTTCTAAAATTATATTCTCCAAAAGCGGAACAATTGTAGAGTTAAGAGAAAAGACCTTAACTAAGATCATAAAAACAACTTCGGAATCTATTTCAGAATATAAGTTGAACAAGGATGGAGGAATTCTGGAACTCAAATCCGGATATCTAGAAGCCAAAGTCCCGCCTAAAAAACCCGGGGATGATACCCGCAAATTTATGGTATTAACTCCTACAGCGGTAGTAGGAGTGAGAGGAACTGAATTATATGTAAGCGCCCCTGATCCTGAAAACACTACAGTAGGATGTTATAAAGGAGAATTAGAAGTCTCCGCAGAAGGAAAAACAGTGGCGGTCCCTGCAGGATTCGGTACTACTGTGGTAAAAGGACAAGCTCCTTCTAAGCCCGAAAAACTTCCCGAAAAGGTTGAGTTAGAGTGA
- the ompL47 gene encoding multi-beta-barrel domain surface protein OmpL47, which yields MNRNPLWVLLASMLVSSAIFAQTSPSTTTAPPKSTAPKAETTKPSTTERESSSGEKPDLYINSQSSFEFNSKDEGSTVDYIEYKIGSGDYTKYVSSITLVREGLTKITYRAVDKAGNKEPEKHFNVLVDNTPPSTKITPSAALVVHENTNYATKTLTYSITAQDNLAGVQDIKISINGSEPKVYDGKPIQLEKAGVNTIKFSATDKSGNTSTDSVLAVTVDQEKPLVELFGSALVTVKDKIFVKSGNAFTIKASDTLSGIKQIFYKLDSGEWKSYADPVSVEAQGNHTIEAKSVDSVGNESEVKKIAFIVDTTPPETKIQKVDNKPSSPAPAAKPASSSASPGTEN from the coding sequence ATGAATCGCAATCCCTTATGGGTCCTTCTAGCAAGTATGCTAGTCTCCAGCGCTATTTTCGCTCAAACTTCGCCGAGTACTACAACTGCTCCTCCGAAATCCACCGCACCTAAGGCGGAAACTACTAAACCTTCTACAACAGAAAGAGAATCATCTTCCGGAGAAAAACCGGATCTATACATCAACTCCCAATCTTCCTTCGAGTTCAACTCTAAGGACGAAGGTTCCACTGTGGATTATATCGAATATAAGATCGGGTCCGGGGATTATACAAAATATGTTTCTTCAATCACATTGGTAAGAGAAGGTCTGACTAAGATCACTTATAGAGCGGTCGACAAGGCGGGGAATAAAGAACCGGAAAAACATTTTAACGTCCTTGTGGATAATACTCCTCCTTCTACCAAGATCACTCCGAGTGCTGCACTTGTAGTTCATGAAAATACGAATTATGCTACTAAAACTTTAACTTATTCTATCACTGCTCAGGATAACCTGGCAGGTGTTCAGGATATCAAGATCTCTATCAACGGTTCCGAGCCTAAAGTTTATGATGGTAAACCGATCCAGTTGGAAAAAGCCGGAGTGAATACTATTAAGTTTTCTGCAACTGATAAGTCCGGAAATACTTCCACTGATTCTGTTTTAGCAGTAACCGTGGACCAAGAAAAACCTTTGGTTGAACTTTTCGGTTCTGCACTTGTAACTGTGAAAGATAAAATTTTCGTAAAAAGCGGAAATGCATTCACCATCAAGGCTTCCGATACATTATCCGGAATTAAACAGATCTTTTATAAATTGGATTCTGGCGAATGGAAATCATATGCTGATCCTGTTTCTGTAGAAGCACAAGGAAATCACACGATTGAAGCTAAATCGGTGGATTCGGTAGGTAATGAAAGCGAAGTGAAGAAGATCGCTTTTATAGTAGATACCACTCCTCCTGAGACTAAGATCCAAAAAGTGGATAATAAACCGAGCTCTCCTGCTCCGGCAGCTAAACCGGCAAGTTCTTCCGCTTCACCAGGCACAGAAAATTAG
- a CDS encoding DUF488 domain-containing protein, with protein MQIKIKRVYESPSKEDGKRILVDRLWPRGISKEFGKIDLWLKEISPSNELRKWYGHDPEHWAEFKKRYWAELKSNPEGLEKLKVSLDEKVVTFLYSSKNLEYNNAIALKEFLSK; from the coding sequence ATGCAGATTAAGATCAAAAGAGTGTACGAGTCTCCTTCGAAAGAGGATGGAAAAAGAATTTTAGTAGATCGTCTTTGGCCGAGAGGGATCAGCAAAGAATTCGGAAAAATAGATCTTTGGTTAAAGGAGATCTCTCCTAGTAACGAACTCAGAAAATGGTACGGTCATGATCCGGAGCATTGGGCCGAATTCAAAAAAAGATATTGGGCGGAATTAAAATCTAATCCGGAAGGTTTGGAAAAATTAAAAGTATCTTTGGACGAAAAAGTGGTCACCTTTTTATATTCTTCTAAAAATTTGGAATATAACAACGCGATCGCTTTAAAGGAATTTTTGTCGAAATAA
- a CDS encoding Acg family FMN-binding oxidoreductase — protein MVSFSRKTFLKYGISFGVILSTSQILQYCKTSSKERYDYERKDPFGPGFLSENISPILKAIRIGITAPNPHNVQPWKFKLIDDHSAFLYVDEKRLLKDTDPTFRQIHIGQGTFLENLSLGIQVLGYFAEVSLFPEGKYTIGDIGKKPIAKIVLNKQEDIVRNPLSEFISDRVTRRSIYEGEDLTQEDFEKIRKDSAVLYSELKFIPKAGSENLRKQLVAAMQMETDTYNTYEESRIWFRYNDEEIGKFKDGLSLRATGVSGLKYFFARNFFLKPGVESWHSDENKKAGMDMFTSQVESSKGFIFLKTDHNEIIDWVQAGKDYLRLQLATTKNGFSIHPMSQILQEYPEMDPIRNEFESSLRSGEKIQMLVRLGKSDYHYYSPRRDPKDFIL, from the coding sequence ATGGTTTCATTCAGTCGAAAAACATTTTTAAAATACGGCATTAGTTTCGGTGTAATTCTTTCCACTTCTCAAATTTTACAATATTGTAAAACTTCCTCAAAGGAAAGATATGATTATGAAAGAAAGGATCCTTTCGGTCCTGGATTTCTTTCCGAGAATATTTCCCCTATCTTAAAGGCGATTCGTATCGGGATCACCGCTCCGAATCCTCATAATGTACAACCTTGGAAATTCAAACTTATAGATGATCATTCTGCGTTTTTATATGTGGATGAGAAACGTTTATTAAAAGATACGGATCCAACCTTTAGGCAAATCCATATTGGACAAGGTACCTTTCTAGAAAACCTAAGTTTAGGAATTCAAGTCTTAGGTTATTTTGCGGAAGTTTCTCTTTTTCCGGAAGGAAAATATACGATTGGAGATATCGGCAAAAAACCGATCGCTAAAATTGTTTTGAACAAACAAGAAGATATAGTCCGTAATCCTTTATCCGAATTTATTTCGGACCGAGTAACAAGAAGAAGTATTTATGAAGGTGAAGATCTAACTCAGGAAGATTTTGAAAAGATCCGTAAAGATTCCGCGGTTTTGTATTCCGAACTGAAGTTCATTCCTAAAGCGGGCTCTGAGAACTTAAGAAAACAATTGGTCGCTGCGATGCAAATGGAAACGGATACTTATAATACCTATGAAGAATCCAGGATTTGGTTCCGTTATAATGATGAGGAGATCGGAAAATTTAAAGACGGACTTTCTTTGAGAGCGACAGGTGTTTCCGGCTTGAAATATTTTTTCGCTCGGAATTTTTTCTTAAAACCCGGTGTCGAAAGCTGGCATTCCGATGAAAATAAAAAAGCGGGCATGGATATGTTTACTTCCCAAGTAGAAAGTTCTAAGGGATTTATTTTTCTGAAAACGGATCATAACGAAATCATAGATTGGGTCCAAGCGGGAAAAGATTATCTTCGTTTGCAATTGGCAACTACCAAAAACGGATTTTCTATTCATCCAATGAGCCAGATATTACAAGAATATCCTGAAATGGATCCTATCAGAAATGAATTCGAGTCTTCTTTAAGATCCGGAGAAAAGATACAGATGTTGGTTCGTTTAGGAAAAAGTGACTATCATTATTATAGCCCTAGAAGAGATCCTAAAGACTTTATCTTATAA
- a CDS encoding SAM-dependent methyltransferase yields the protein MEFTIRPIANVSNSRSEIQDDYWAEIVSEIKLEDDIPSESLDGIETFSHLEIIYIFHKAVGSEPVLGSEHPRENKRWPKVGIFAQRKRNRPNHIGSTIVELLRRDGKKLLVKYLDAIDGTPVVDIKPVMREFLPMSGISQPDWSKELMINYWE from the coding sequence ATGGAATTTACGATTCGGCCGATCGCAAATGTCTCGAACTCAAGATCAGAGATCCAGGATGATTATTGGGCGGAAATCGTTTCCGAGATCAAACTGGAAGACGATATTCCTTCTGAGTCTTTGGATGGGATCGAGACATTTTCCCATTTAGAGATCATCTATATCTTTCATAAAGCCGTTGGATCGGAACCTGTCTTAGGCAGTGAACATCCGAGGGAAAACAAAAGATGGCCTAAGGTTGGGATCTTTGCGCAAAGAAAGAGAAATCGTCCGAACCATATAGGCTCTACTATCGTAGAACTTTTGAGAAGGGACGGCAAAAAACTTTTGGTGAAATATTTGGATGCGATCGATGGAACTCCGGTAGTAGATATTAAACCTGTGATGAGGGAATTCCTGCCAATGTCCGGGATCTCTCAGCCGGATTGGTCCAAAGAATTGATGATAAATTATTGGGAATAG
- the sppA gene encoding signal peptide peptidase SppA: MDRNRIALAVTFVVTILSLFVGLINLVSNVSSSKLTKVDAGSGFGTDRLGAALIKIEGEIHSGRSSYDSAGAQTILEQLRSIEDDSNIVGILVEINSPGGSVGASQEIYKELMYLRKDKNKKVVVSMKDIAASGGYYIASAADKIFALGGTLTGSIGVIAIAPNIKGLLERYGVKVRTFKEGKYKDSLSLFRDNTPEEDAMIQKMLSDTYEEFIEDVAKGRNQTVKFVEALAEGRIYSGQDAFRNKLVDDIGGRREALAELSKLCNYDGTLPLFEEEVNPWDRFFQLMQAKSGGFFSGEKAFLQELKRSPVLVLYPHSMAW, translated from the coding sequence GTGGACCGAAATCGTATCGCATTAGCAGTCACCTTTGTAGTCACCATTCTCTCCTTGTTCGTAGGACTTATCAATTTAGTATCCAACGTATCTTCTTCCAAACTAACGAAAGTGGATGCAGGTTCCGGATTCGGGACCGATAGATTGGGAGCAGCTTTGATCAAGATAGAAGGAGAGATCCACTCCGGACGTTCCAGCTATGATTCTGCGGGAGCCCAAACCATATTGGAACAACTCAGATCGATAGAAGACGATTCTAATATCGTAGGAATCTTAGTGGAGATCAACTCTCCAGGCGGATCCGTAGGTGCTTCTCAAGAGATCTATAAAGAGTTAATGTATCTCAGAAAGGATAAGAACAAGAAGGTCGTAGTGTCCATGAAGGACATCGCCGCTTCCGGCGGATATTATATAGCTTCCGCTGCGGATAAAATTTTCGCGTTAGGCGGAACTTTGACAGGCTCCATTGGGGTGATCGCGATCGCACCGAATATCAAAGGACTTTTGGAGAGATACGGAGTAAAGGTCCGCACTTTCAAAGAAGGAAAGTATAAGGACTCACTTTCACTTTTCAGAGACAATACTCCTGAAGAAGACGCGATGATCCAAAAAATGCTCTCCGATACATACGAAGAATTTATCGAAGATGTAGCCAAAGGAAGAAACCAAACTGTAAAATTTGTAGAGGCCCTGGCGGAAGGAAGGATCTATTCCGGGCAAGACGCATTCAGGAACAAATTAGTAGATGATATAGGCGGCAGAAGAGAAGCATTAGCGGAACTTTCCAAACTTTGCAATTATGACGGAACTCTTCCATTATTCGAAGAAGAAGTAAATCCTTGGGATAGATTCTTCCAACTGATGCAGGCAAAATCCGGAGGATTTTTCAGCGGAGAAAAAGCATTTCTACAAGAACTCAAACGTTCTCCCGTTTTAGTTTTATATCCACATTCGATGGCATGGTAA
- the surE gene encoding 5'/3'-nucleotidase SurE, translating to MNILITNDDGISSNGILALEKVLGKEHNTYLIAPLKERSATSMALSIHDSLRVERVNENHYIVDGFPVDCVNIGLHGNIFPKIDLVLSGINRGVNMGHDVHYSGTVGAARHGAIHNKKSVAVSSGNWDKNYDYIKEAELVREVLNSWIDEFIPGIVYNINIPEKFENSLSSIEVAKLGRRTYVDTYEAKPIIGGISDFFLGGSDLGYVPEEGADFDIFFRGKIPITPLGLDQTSPLELEELKKRIRVKSK from the coding sequence ATGAATATTCTAATCACCAACGACGACGGGATCTCTTCCAACGGGATCCTTGCTTTGGAAAAAGTTTTAGGAAAAGAGCATAATACTTATCTGATCGCTCCTCTAAAAGAACGCTCCGCAACTTCTATGGCGCTGAGCATTCATGATTCTTTAAGAGTGGAAAGAGTGAATGAGAACCATTATATCGTGGATGGGTTTCCTGTAGACTGCGTGAACATCGGACTTCATGGAAACATCTTCCCTAAAATAGATTTGGTGCTCTCCGGGATCAACCGAGGAGTGAATATGGGACATGATGTCCATTACTCCGGAACAGTGGGAGCGGCAAGGCATGGAGCCATACATAATAAAAAAAGTGTGGCGGTCAGCTCCGGGAACTGGGACAAAAACTACGATTATATCAAAGAAGCCGAATTGGTCCGCGAAGTTCTGAACTCATGGATAGACGAATTTATTCCTGGGATCGTTTATAATATCAATATCCCTGAAAAATTCGAGAACTCACTATCTTCCATCGAGGTAGCAAAGCTGGGCAGAAGGACCTATGTGGATACTTACGAGGCCAAGCCGATCATAGGCGGGATCTCCGACTTCTTCTTAGGCGGCTCGGACCTGGGATATGTTCCTGAAGAAGGGGCCGATTTCGATATATTCTTCCGTGGAAAAATACCGATCACTCCTTTAGGTTTGGATCAAACTTCTCCGCTTGAATTAGAGGAATTAAAAAAAAGGATCCGGGTGAAATCGAAGTAA
- a CDS encoding tetratricopeptide repeat protein, translating into MEKKTSRKIPAKRRIFTEILKENYTIAITLIDREMSEVGKDPELLYNFAICCSRTGNHKKCVSVIEELLEEFPKFSERDNAFRMMIYSLIRTGDYKTALAKTEERLKLSLDDIILLSLKASALEKSGDTKAAIETHLRILRLRPEQKNSLNSVAYLLLEGKEPNPEELKLAMENIKRALQLDPDNPAYLDSFGVLLSKLGKQEEARKAFEKAITKAPTEDIILEHLKKLSQTNRQAT; encoded by the coding sequence ATGGAAAAGAAAACTTCCAGAAAAATCCCAGCCAAAAGAAGGATTTTCACTGAAATCCTAAAAGAGAATTATACGATCGCGATCACTTTGATCGACCGGGAAATGTCAGAGGTTGGAAAAGATCCGGAACTACTTTATAATTTTGCAATATGTTGTTCCAGGACAGGAAACCACAAAAAATGCGTTTCAGTGATCGAGGAGTTGCTGGAAGAATTCCCGAAATTTTCCGAAAGAGATAACGCGTTCAGAATGATGATCTATTCTCTCATCAGGACCGGTGATTATAAAACCGCTCTGGCAAAAACGGAAGAACGTCTCAAACTTTCACTGGATGATATCATTCTTCTTTCCTTAAAAGCTTCCGCTTTGGAAAAATCCGGGGACACGAAAGCCGCGATCGAGACTCACTTGAGAATTTTGCGACTCAGACCGGAGCAAAAAAATAGCCTAAATTCGGTAGCATATCTGCTTTTGGAAGGAAAGGAACCGAATCCGGAAGAGCTAAAACTGGCGATGGAAAACATAAAGAGGGCGCTGCAATTGGATCCGGATAATCCGGCCTATTTGGATTCTTTCGGAGTTCTGCTTTCCAAATTGGGCAAACAGGAAGAAGCCAGAAAGGCCTTCGAAAAAGCGATTACCAAAGCCCCCACCGAAGATATCATTTTAGAACATCTGAAAAAACTATCTCAAACAAATAGACAAGCGACTTGA
- a CDS encoding CPBP family intramembrane glutamic endopeptidase — MNFSETGRIDLPEYKSGARESFFIFLSIIVFSAAVFEEVRTLFVVPVLLFLFLLIGSQFKWKSLLYLNIPLFVLTFINIFPYAKNLWPGTLIFALVFYFLVFSKIRRAGLLRWWIKGEVSKQVLGLSVLFVLSASIALFLWFYLLDPDISDIKENFPKGEIPVLVAAGLGFAIINALAEEFLFRGILFEALLTARLSVFWALVFQALSFGILHLHGFPRGWVGVGLAGIYGLMTGLIRILSKGIYYPVLVHIFADITIAGIVLFFAR; from the coding sequence ATGAATTTTTCGGAAACCGGCAGAATCGATTTACCTGAATACAAATCCGGAGCCAGAGAAAGTTTCTTTATCTTTCTTTCTATTATTGTTTTCAGCGCTGCGGTCTTTGAAGAAGTCCGGACTTTATTCGTAGTTCCGGTTCTGCTCTTTTTGTTCCTGCTGATCGGATCTCAATTCAAATGGAAATCCTTATTATATCTGAATATCCCTTTATTCGTATTAACTTTTATTAATATATTTCCCTATGCTAAAAATCTCTGGCCTGGAACCTTGATTTTTGCTTTAGTTTTTTATTTCTTGGTCTTCTCTAAAATTCGCAGGGCCGGGTTATTACGATGGTGGATAAAAGGAGAAGTTTCCAAACAAGTTTTGGGACTTTCCGTTTTATTTGTTCTATCCGCAAGTATCGCTTTGTTTCTTTGGTTTTATCTTTTGGATCCTGATATCAGTGATATCAAAGAGAATTTTCCGAAAGGAGAGATTCCTGTTCTTGTCGCGGCAGGTTTAGGTTTTGCGATCATAAATGCTCTTGCAGAAGAGTTTTTATTCAGAGGGATCTTGTTCGAGGCTTTACTAACTGCGAGACTTTCAGTTTTCTGGGCTCTTGTTTTCCAAGCATTGAGTTTTGGAATTTTACATCTGCATGGATTCCCGCGTGGTTGGGTTGGAGTTGGGCTTGCTGGAATTTATGGTTTAATGACCGGGCTGATCCGGATTTTGAGTAAGGGAATTTATTATCCGGTGTTAGTGCATATATTCGCGGATATTACGATCGCAGGGATTGTTTTGTTTTTTGCCCGTTAG
- a CDS encoding TIGR01777 family oxidoreductase — protein sequence MLIGITGGTGLIGSMLAIRLKAEGHRVRIFSRSGKLPPRLQRISEWDVRIGSLPTRADLEGVNVLINLAGEPIAGVRWTPEYKQRIRSSRVDFTRDLVARLVSMGEFAPKTFFNSSAIGIYGSYDAGTPPFDEDSPASDDELGSLCKDWEEEALEAEKAGIRTVLLRTGVVLTTEGGALATMLPAFKLFAGGPIGSGNQILSWIHIEDQLSAIMFLIRKEEAKGAFNLVSPEPLSNEQFSKALAKTLGRPSFTRVPSFALSLAFGEGAIVATHGQRVVPKRLQKLGYKFRYPNLESALRNLLG from the coding sequence ATGCTTATTGGAATTACCGGCGGCACGGGACTCATAGGATCCATGTTGGCGATCCGCTTGAAGGCAGAAGGACATAGAGTCCGGATCTTCAGCAGAAGCGGAAAATTGCCGCCCAGACTCCAAAGAATTTCAGAATGGGATGTTCGGATCGGCTCACTCCCCACCAGAGCGGATTTGGAAGGAGTAAACGTTCTAATCAACCTTGCAGGCGAACCGATCGCTGGAGTTCGCTGGACCCCTGAATACAAACAAAGGATCCGATCTTCTCGCGTAGACTTCACAAGGGACCTTGTTGCAAGACTCGTATCCATGGGAGAGTTCGCGCCCAAAACATTCTTCAACTCTTCCGCAATCGGGATCTACGGATCCTATGATGCAGGAACTCCACCATTCGACGAAGATAGTCCTGCTTCCGACGATGAGTTAGGCAGCCTATGCAAAGACTGGGAAGAAGAAGCCTTAGAAGCAGAAAAAGCAGGTATCCGAACTGTTCTCTTAAGAACAGGAGTAGTTCTCACTACGGAAGGCGGAGCACTCGCGACAATGCTTCCGGCATTCAAATTATTCGCAGGCGGCCCGATTGGAAGTGGAAACCAAATCCTTTCTTGGATCCATATCGAAGACCAACTCTCCGCAATCATGTTCCTGATCAGAAAAGAAGAAGCGAAAGGAGCATTCAATCTAGTATCTCCCGAACCTCTTTCCAACGAGCAGTTCAGTAAGGCACTTGCAAAAACTCTGGGACGTCCTTCATTCACAAGAGTTCCTTCTTTTGCACTCTCACTTGCATTCGGAGAAGGTGCCATCGTGGCAACCCATGGCCAAAGAGTGGTGCCAAAAAGACTCCAAAAGCTGGGTTATAAATTCAGATACCCGAATCTGGAGTCTGCTCTTCGAAATTTACTGGGATAG
- the trxA gene encoding thioredoxin, whose translation MPGSFNELLKTHDKPILVDFWAEWCGPCKMVAPELEKFAQAHPGQVTVVKVNIDEKPELAQQYGVQSIPTLMLFKDGQIAEKVVGAIPQAQMEKVFAPKLA comes from the coding sequence ATGCCTGGTTCATTCAACGAACTTCTCAAAACACATGATAAACCTATCCTAGTAGATTTCTGGGCCGAATGGTGCGGTCCTTGTAAAATGGTAGCCCCTGAGCTGGAAAAATTTGCACAAGCTCACCCAGGGCAAGTCACCGTAGTAAAAGTCAATATAGACGAAAAACCTGAATTGGCTCAGCAATACGGAGTTCAATCCATTCCGACTCTGATGTTATTCAAAGACGGACAAATCGCTGAGAAAGTGGTGGGAGCAATTCCACAGGCACAAATGGAGAAAGTTTTTGCCCCTAAACTGGCTTAA
- a CDS encoding acyl-CoA dehydrogenase family protein, which yields MNHPLRLAENPGLSSYDLTGYKGNRGKNFYEEDKILQRVIERYSSDYKPDHKKAMIDHLKGYGELVGGILDELTEASHKEGKYGEVVKYDRTGNRIDQIVYSHEQKLSRKISYDYGIVNLDFHDEWKFPFTDLHRQALTYLANQNGEGGVTCPLAMTEGMIRVLQGIGTEEQKKKYLPLVAGKGSFSHFMAGQYVTERVGGSNVGANRTIARKGEDGKWILNGEKWFCSNPGDLWVTTAKIEDTETVGLFLVPRIKDNGELNGHHILRKKDIIGSKGKLTVEIVYEDLEAEALGRPAHGIANLIRYVIRTSRVHVGLAASGMSRRAFMEAREYSRYRTAYGKKIQDFSAYSRELAEMRILYAALVMPIFRGIDWTQKGILAEQISTPLMKYRSSSLSSQITHGAIMALGGSGIIGDYTCLPRLHNDCIINETWEGTHLIITDHALGAMNRAKIRDSFVTELKKNFDSAKKYPELKAAAELGENLLLDWNKSIEEKPREWKETYRVDLSDQAYGALVLSEFLEQAVFDRTSGSKKSKFDSFVKGFGAFLFRTLPKTFGDYESFRLDQEEVDEIVNW from the coding sequence ATGAATCATCCATTACGTTTAGCCGAGAACCCGGGTTTATCTTCTTACGACTTAACCGGTTATAAAGGAAATAGAGGTAAAAATTTTTACGAAGAGGATAAGATCCTACAGAGAGTAATAGAAAGATACTCTTCCGATTATAAACCCGATCATAAAAAAGCGATGATCGACCATCTCAAAGGTTATGGAGAATTGGTCGGCGGTATCTTAGACGAACTTACCGAAGCTTCTCACAAGGAAGGTAAATACGGAGAAGTAGTTAAATACGATAGAACGGGGAATCGTATCGATCAGATCGTTTATTCTCACGAACAAAAACTCTCCAGAAAAATTTCCTACGATTACGGGATTGTTAATTTAGATTTTCATGATGAATGGAAATTTCCTTTTACGGATCTTCATAGACAGGCTTTGACCTATCTTGCTAACCAAAACGGAGAAGGCGGAGTGACCTGTCCTTTAGCAATGACGGAAGGTATGATCCGAGTTCTTCAGGGAATCGGAACGGAAGAACAGAAAAAGAAATATCTTCCTTTGGTGGCAGGAAAGGGTTCTTTCTCTCATTTTATGGCAGGCCAATATGTGACCGAAAGAGTAGGCGGAAGTAATGTGGGCGCCAACCGCACGATCGCACGAAAGGGAGAAGACGGAAAATGGATCTTAAACGGAGAAAAATGGTTCTGCTCTAATCCGGGAGATCTTTGGGTCACAACAGCCAAGATAGAAGATACCGAAACAGTCGGATTATTTTTGGTCCCAAGGATCAAAGATAATGGAGAACTGAACGGTCATCATATATTAAGAAAAAAAGATATTATAGGTTCTAAGGGTAAACTCACCGTAGAGATCGTATACGAAGATCTGGAAGCCGAGGCTTTAGGAAGACCGGCTCACGGGATTGCAAACCTGATCCGTTATGTGATCCGAACTTCCAGAGTTCACGTAGGTCTTGCCGCTTCCGGAATGTCCAGAAGAGCGTTTATGGAAGCTCGGGAATATTCCAGATATAGAACGGCTTATGGGAAGAAGATCCAAGATTTTTCCGCATATTCCAGAGAACTCGCGGAGATGAGGATTCTATATGCTGCTTTGGTCATGCCGATTTTCCGTGGGATTGATTGGACCCAAAAAGGAATTTTAGCGGAACAGATCTCCACTCCTTTGATGAAATATAGATCTTCTTCTCTTTCTTCTCAGATCACTCATGGAGCGATTATGGCATTGGGTGGTTCCGGAATTATAGGTGATTACACTTGTTTACCTAGACTTCATAATGATTGTATCATCAATGAGACTTGGGAAGGAACTCATTTGATCATTACGGACCATGCGCTTGGTGCAATGAACAGAGCTAAGATCAGAGATTCTTTCGTTACGGAATTAAAGAAAAATTTCGACTCAGCTAAAAAATACCCTGAACTAAAGGCCGCTGCAGAATTAGGAGAAAATCTACTATTAGATTGGAATAAGAGTATTGAAGAAAAGCCTAGAGAATGGAAGGAAACCTATAGAGTGGATCTTTCAGACCAAGCTTATGGTGCACTTGTTCTTTCCGAGTTTTTAGAGCAGGCGGTTTTTGATAGAACATCCGGCTCTAAAAAATCCAAATTCGATTCTTTTGTGAAGGGTTTTGGAGCTTTCTTGTTCAGGACTCTTCCTAAAACTTTTGGGGATTATGAGTCTTTCCGTTTAGATCAGGAAGAAGTAGACGAGATCGTAAATTGGTAA